The genome window GATGTGCAGTTTTCCCCCTCACGTATCCGGAAACTCCGTTTCCGAACCGGTCTCGGCCCATGTAGTTTGGATACGAGGTATCACCGCATTAGGTAAGAATGACGTGTGATGGAGATGGCATGGGCCTAATCCAGCATAAAGGGTAAAAAGCTCACTACCCTAAGGCACTgacctggcacctctgctgtttatccTCATAGAACAGATAAAAACACCCATCGCAGTTTTGTATAATTTGCAGATGATTTAAAATAAGAATGAAAATTACCTTGGAATTCACTGAAAAACTGCAGGAAGACAAATgtggttttccagtgggcagtggagaacctGAGGTTTTAGAAAAATTTTGTCTTAGGCTCCATTTTCAAGAACATAACTAGTCATAATCAACAGTCAACCATACTTTTTTCATTCTTTAATAGCCGATTTAAAAAAATGAAATTCAGTTAACTTCTTGAGTTAGCAGAATTGATTAAATTAAATTGAACATGTGATGAAGTTAGTGGAAATTTTGTATGTATTCTAAATAACTTTCCTGTACATATTTGAAAAGTTACATTCATAAAAGGAAAGTACTAGTTTTGTACTATTTGTATAAAAAGCTTTTATTCCTGTTGTTTCCCATATTCATTGTAAGATAACAGGGTATTTTTTTCTTTGAAAGTAATCTCCATAGTGGTATAAAATTGCTAGGAAATATTTTTACCATTGCAGAAAAAAGAACCACCAGCAAAGATGACAAAATCTGATGCATCAAGTAGCTCTTCCCGTCGCAAAAATGACAGTGGTGAAACATATTTTGAGCTTGACCGAAATAAACGTGTTACTGTGAGAGAATTCAAGGGCAGATTGTTTGTTGATATTCGTGAGTTCTATGAAAAAGATGGGAAGACACTTCCTGGAAAGAAAGGTAAGGAATCAAATCTATGCTGGTATGGTAATTTTGAATTTAGTtgttccccatgaatataacaatATCTGAAGTTGCCAATACTCTTATGACATGTATTTATAATTAGACTCTTGAAGTTAAGTATAGAAGATTTTGACAAGTTGGGCATCATTTAAGTACGAATGTCTCGTTTTATGCTGCATGTATGTTCCAGGCCTGTGACAGCTATATGAAGCTCAGGTTGGCTGTAAATGCTTTTTTCCACATAATAGGAATTTTTAATTTGTTTTCCAACCCACATAGATTGCATATGGAAAGTTTGTATTATATGTATGAATTAACTGATAGAAATAGTGATGTTGCATATGGAAATGAGTGAATTTGCATAAAGGGAGAGACCTGTAGTAGCTAGTATTTAAAATAAGTATTACTGCATTCCTAATGGGCACTCTTTCCTTGCCTATTTTTGTGATGGAGTGTTTTAagtggaacttttttttttttttttttttttttttttttttttttttttttttttttttttttttttttttttttactgctgtCTCCCACAAAAGTAGATTGACCCAAAAACTAATAACACTTACTATCATTCATGCCATATctgccttgccagaagtgtgTGGACATCAATACAAATGATCCAAAAGATAGTTTGGGCTAACTAGTTTTTCCTggattccttcataaatgttaccttgctcacacaccAGCAGTATGTTGAACCCTAATATCAGCAGTCATCACTCCAGTCAAACATGCTCTCACAGGATGCTCAAGCCCCTGTCTTTTTCCACTTTACAACTTGCACAGGTGTTCATAGCACTGTACTCGAGTACATTTCCAATTTTTCCTCCATAAGA of Cherax quadricarinatus isolate ZL_2023a unplaced genomic scaffold, ASM3850222v1 Contig1555, whole genome shotgun sequence contains these proteins:
- the Ssb-c31a gene encoding RNA polymerase II transcriptional coactivator isoform X2; its protein translation is MGKQKKEESKKRPPSDSSESDSDSGPDDKKEPPAKMTKSDASSSSSRRKNDSGETYFELDRNKRVTVREFKGRLFVDIREFYEKDGKTLPGKKGISLTTSMWNKLKSLQEEVDEEIQQLS
- the Ssb-c31a gene encoding RNA polymerase II transcriptional coactivator isoform X1, translating into MARGKETARMGKQKKEESKKRPPSDSSESDSDSGPDDKKEPPAKMTKSDASSSSSRRKNDSGETYFELDRNKRVTVREFKGRLFVDIREFYEKDGKTLPGKKGISLTTSMWNKLKSLQEEVDEEIQQLS